Genomic segment of Dromiciops gliroides isolate mDroGli1 chromosome 3, mDroGli1.pri, whole genome shotgun sequence:
tacccatttttatcttattttggtatatggtgtaagatgttggtctatgcctactttctgccatactatcttccagttttcccagcaatttttgtcaaatactgagttcctatcccagaaactggagtctttgtgtttgtCAAAGAGTAGATTACTagagtatatatataaaatgatattatattatatataattatatataatgtttgctgatggttttaggtagatagtgcttattattttaaggaaagctccacttattcctgtgctctctagtgtttttaataggaatgagtgctgtattttgtcaaaagctttctctccatctattgatgtaattatatgattttggttagttttgttattgatgtggttgattatgttgatagttttcctaatgttgaattaGCCCTGCATTACtgatataaattccacctggtcatagtgtattatcctggtaatacattgctgtaatctccttgctaatattttatttaagttttttgcatcaatattcattagggaattttgtctataattttctttttctgttttggatctgcttggtttaggtatcaacaccatatttgtgtcataaaaggaatttggtagaactccttcacctatttttccaaataatttgtatggtattggaattaattgttatttaaatgtttagtagaattcacttgtaaacccattcAGCCCCttagattttttcttagggagttcattgatggcttgttcaatttctttttctaagatgggtttatttaagaattttatttcctcttctgttaatctgggcagtttttatttttgtaaatattcatccatttcatttaaattgtcaaatttactggcatacagttgagtaaaatagctcctaattattggttaatttccacttcattggtggtgaattcacccctttcatgtttgatactggtaatctggtttttcttctttctttcttcttcttcttctttttttttttttttttggtgaggcaattggggttaaatgatttgcctagggtcaaacagatagtaattgttaagtgtctgaggccagatttcaactcaggtcctcctgaatccagggccggtgctctagtgctctatccactgcaccacctagctgccccttctttctttctttctttcttcctttcttcctttccttctttctttcttcctttttatatcaaattaaccaaagtttatctattttattgattttttttcataaaatcaactcttagttttattgattaattctatatcttccttactttcaattttattaatctctcctttgattttcaggatttctaatttagtatttaattggggatttttaatttgttctttttctatcttccttcattcatttataatctgtttgcctcagtttgcccaatggtaaaatggggacaataagagCACCTCTTTCACAGAGTTGttctcaggatcaaatgagacagacatttagcatagtgtctggcacatagttagcactatataaatgttcactattattattatgttagcTATGTTAAGTACACATTGACCTCAGTGTTTGGATATGGACATCAGAATCAAGAGATCCAAGGAAAGAGAAGGCCAAGACCTTGCAAACTGGAGGCTTTATGGAAAAATGAATGCTTTCTGGATAAATGAATGGATCCACTAGCCTTGACATAGCTGTATTCATATCTCCCTATGTTCCCAAGTCACCCTTTGGTAGAGGCTCTACCTCTGACTGGGGTCCTCAGAACATTTATTTGGCTTAAGAATGCGGTTGTCAATGACACACCCTCAGAATAGGGTCAGGGCTATGTTTTCAAAGCCATAAATAGCCACACAAAAATCCCAAGATCCCCAGATGAAAGCATCACAAGTAGCATTGAAGCCATTCAACTCCTTTCAGTAGGCCCAGTACCTGTCCTGTCTCCAGAAGATTTCTATCTTGATGAAAGGTCCCTAGGATATCTAGAGGCAGTGGTGCCTCAGGTTGTTAGAGTGAATTATTACCAGTCATATGCATTTATAGAGTTataagatcaaagatttagagtcagaagcaaCCATAtcagacttttaattttttaaatggggaaatgggaaatccagagaggttaagagacttgtttaaggtcacacatagCAAGGAGCAGAGacggaatttgaacctaggttttgtgcctccaaatccaatatttctATCCACTACATAAATTCAGACatgaacacatatatacaaatacaccaTCATCTTATTCTACTTTGGCTAAGAACAATTTGTTATGACCCTATTCTCAATCCCCTTCTCCCATCCTTTCAATTCCCTAATCTCTGCACCCAGTTTCATATAGTCTCTGGTGTTTTCAAGAACTCTTTAGCACCACCTCCTTCCAGAGTTGGCTCATTTTATATTCCCATTGGAGTTGTGACAACTGATGTAGTTCCATCAGGGTGGAGGGGTAGAGAGGAAGAAGGTGAGGCAGTGATGACAGACTCACAAAACAGGATAAGGAGACCACTTGCCACCTTTATCAAACTCAGGACTGACCTCTTTGGAAAGGCAGGTAGGTTTTCATAAGTCTAGGAAAGTGAAAAAGAGGTGGAAGGCTAAAGTAAACTTTGAGAGGTGTAGGGGAAGAGATTTTGTGATCAACAGAGACAGGGCCTATTAATTCAAGGTATATACTCTATGTCTGCAGCTTCAGAGCCCTCAGGACAAGGGGATGATGGTTGGGTTCTTAGTTTTTCAGAGCTTGCAGAGAAGAAATGAATTCCTAGTGAATGACTGAGGAGAGAGGTAAGCATAAGTATTAAGTAAATATGAGATTTGAGGACCAGAACTGAGCTGGCTGGTCAGTCagtaaattagcatttattaagatcctactatatgataggaactgagctaagtgctagagatagaaggaatagcaaaaaatagaccttgctctcaaggaggtcacagcACAATGAGGGAGACGACACACAAAAATGTAAGTACAAAcaagtatgtacagaataaattttGGGGTGATTTCCgagggaaagcactaaaattaaggaggactaggaaagACCTTGCAGAAGGTGAAGCTATAGCTgagaacttaaaggaagtcagggaagccaggaatcagagataaggaggaagagtattccaggcatggggacagccagtaaatgtcaagaaatggaatgtcatgtgaaAGGAATGgcaagaaagccagtgtcactaTAGCAGAGAATATATGGAGAAGAATAAGGTGcaagaagcctggaaaagtaggaaggagccaagttatgaagggctctaaaaggcaaagaattttatatttgattctggagatgaTGGGAGCCATTAATTTACTGAATGGAATGAAGAAGAAtgaggtgatatggtcagacctatgttttaggaaaaattaattttccaactgagtggagaatggattggaagagAGAGAGTCTTAAGACAGAAAGACTAATAGTGTATTGCAATATCCTCTTGCAGTAatctattgtaatagcctgctggcataaggtgatgagggcctgcaccaaggCAATGTCattatcagaggaaagaaaggggcacATGAGcgatattatgaaataaaaaatgacaggacttgacaaCTAATTAGATAAAGGGGCAAGAGGAGGTAAGAGAATGAAAAGTGGAAGATGACACTTAGATCATGCACTTAGGTAACGGGAAGCAAGGTGGTACCCTGGATAGTAAAAGTGAAGTTAGAATAAAGGgagagtttgggggggggtggtaatgagttccattttggacatgttgaatttaagatgtgtatgggacatccagtttggaTATCCAATAGACATGTAGAGATACAAGGCTGGAGGTCAAGAGAGAAGTTAGGACTAGAACAGTAGATTTGATAGCCTTctgaatagagataataattgcatcCATGGAAGCTGAGGAGATGACTATGTGAAATggtataaagggaaaagagaaaagagcatAGGTCAGAGTCCTAGGGGACACCTATAACTAGCAGGCATGATGTGTATGAAGATGCCACACAGGAAACAAAGGAGTGGTCAGATgagaaggagaaccaagagaaagcagtAGCAcataaaaggggagaagaggttaTCAAAGGGGGTGATCAACAGTGCCAGATGttccagagaggtcaagaagcatGTGGACTGAGGCAAGGTCATTAGAACAAAGGTATCAGATAAACATATAACAGCTAAGTATTAGAAATTGAATGTGTAAACCCTGGGATGAAGAGAACCCAGAAAGACCCAAAAAAATATCTCTTTACTGGCAGTTTTGTGGACAGGTTAAGTTGGGGAGGTTTGAGATCAGAAAGTCCTTCCCAATCCCCATCTTATCACATCATGAAGGTGGCCTGCACATAGGACCAGCCCTATATATTGCCTGTAAAATGCCTGAAAGAGCTGCAGATACCATTGGCTATGAGAGGAATCTCTGCCTTTGAAGCCATATCTCTAGAAAGAACACTTAGCGGCTGCTGACTGCTTAGAACAAAAGCAGGGAGTGACGTGAGTTTTTGTTTCCCAGTGGTCTTCTTCCAACCCTAGATACTTTCCATTCTCTCTGCCAAGTAGATCCTTTTGCTTCTTCCAAACCTTTCTCCATACTCACCTCTTATAGGAAGCCTTCACAGTTTAACTTAGTCTGCTTTCAAATGGCTTAAATTACCAAAACCTCCCCACAGGCACATATAGCAAACTATGCTTGTGTTGTTGTGTTCTTGGGCATATGAGATAGTATGATATATTTCTTTGATAGGAGGTTCATAACCTTTTGGTTTGTGTCATGGAAACTCCTTGGAAATCTGATGAAGCCTGTAAACCCCCTCTCAGACTAACAATTTTAAtcgtataaaataaaatagagcattacaaaggaaacgaATTATATAGACATGCAGTTACTTAGCTAGCTAACTAGTTATAGAGGTATCTGTATTTATAGGTAGAGAACTTAGGAAGGAGTTTGGGGGTAAGGAGAAGGGTGAGAAGAAGCACTAATAAGTAATCTGGAAGGTGTGAAGAGAAGGAACTGAAggtgttttttggaggggaagaatggatttttgttgtcatttagttgttttcagtcataacTGACTCTTTcgggatcccatttggggttttcttggcaaagtcactagagtagctcatcatttccttctccagctcattttacaggtgaggaaactaaggcaaactagattaagtgacttgcccagagccacatagctagtgtctgaggctggatttgacctcaggtcatCCTGTCTCCAGGCTTGGCGctctaccacctagctttccctaaaGAATGGGTATCTAAGCCCAAAAGTTCTCTGAGAAAAGAGAGCTCTCTCTGGCTCCCTCTGTCCCTTGAAGAGTCTATGGAAAAAGCACAGACATGAATCCTGCAAAGCACAGGAAGTAAGACATTTTTAATGCTTTTCATAtgtttagtcttagagagtccaGTCTTCCAACTTCTGAGTTAAATCTTAGGCAACCAGGATGTCTCCTGGTAGCACAGTGGTCTTCTGTCCATATAACTAACTCTCATTCCTATGCCCTCCAacagaaaaatcaaaggaatatgaAGATGGTATAGGATTTGCACCTCACAAAGATCATAGCATCCCATAGCTAGTCTAAGGTCCTCCTGCCTCTAGGTCCAGTGCTACTGTCCCCTGAAGGTCCTAACCATTCTACCACACTGCCACTCATCCAGATCAGAATTTAATGTGATCCTTAAAGTTCACAAAAGatactcttttccttttgccttaatATAAGTCCTCAACGCttgttccctctctctctctctctctctctcgctctctcgctctctcgctctctctctcactcaacTAAATAATACTCAGCTCTTACCTGGAGTCAGTAATCCCATCCATACAAATACAATATCTACGGTCACAAAAATATACAGATGTTGATGGTAAACAAAGGGGTGGAGAATTCACCCCACCAGGAagtaaggaagagaaggaaaaagcttTGCCTGGTTGGAACAGAAAACCCAAGCCTCACATGAATTCTTCCTACTGCACATTCATTTGATggcctgttgtttgtccttccttctcaaagaggaccatgacattgtgaggtgatgtcatgacttgcactgaattgtatttaagtgaaggagggctgtgcagtcaccaacctcactctctcctccagaatcatttgAGTACAGTGGCAatatacacatcaggatgactacagatggtcccggatgtttaaggcaattggattaagtgatttgcccagggttacacagctaataagtgaggtcagatttgaactcaggtcctcctgattccagggccagtactctatctactgtgccacctatatctTGCAATTCATTTACTCTTCCCTCAACaaatgtgtgtatctctctcatTCTACCTTCTTCTGAGTAATAATTGTCAATTCAATTGATTCTAGCTATCCACCCTATTTTTACTTCATCAGGTCTTCCTCTTGGAGATAGACTGGAGGAGATTACCCATGACATCATGTCACAGGTAGTAATTATTCTAATTGATTGGTGAGACTAAGCCCTTTATTCTTGAGTAGGAGCCTGGGGGAAATGGTCCCCATATGATCAAATCCCAGTCCATGGagaaattatatatttgtttaaaaatgcaGTAGCATTCAGTTTaaaggtattttaaaatgtactttctGAAAAAAAGTATTGCCCATTTAAGCAAGTTGGGGGATAAACTGTAGTTATTCAGAAcctagctagatggctcaatagAAAGAGCTCTGCATtatgagtcagaaagacctgagttcaaatccagcctcaagacacttactagctgtgtgactatgggcaagaggttaagtctcttaacctctgtttgccttaatccattggcaAACTACTTGACAttgacaaaccactcctgtatcttttctATGAAAATCTCATGAAtactatggtccatagggtcacaaagagttggacataactgagtgactgaacaataacaacaaaaaaggaattaattCTGTGGAAATTCAGAATTGTCCATGAGGAAGTGGGGAAACTATAAGACTTCTCCTATAAGAGATAAAGTCAGGTCTTTCACATGATCAGAAAATTTCTCCCAAGTGGAAAAAAGTACTTTAATAGCATTTTACCCAAACTCAGAATAACCAGCCTTGTTAATGGTCATTTAAAAAGGTTAACaatccttttttccctctatttaaATTGTCATATGGATAAGAAAGCTACCACCAGAAAACTAATTCACCTAGTGAATATTGGGGAACTGACAAGCTAGATAGTTTGACAAAAGAAGCATTCTGAGAAGATGATAATATTGTGTttttgagagagggagggagggagagtgggggtgggggaggagagagatcgATCAAAGGTTGAACTGAAGTTACCTGAAATTGTGATTGAAGAGGTTCTGATGCTAAGAAAACATTCTTCCTTCAATTATTCAAAAGATTGgagatttcattagtgtgggtaCTTCCTTCATTGATGAAGACCCAGAAATGCCTTCATGAGTTATTCCAAACAAAACAATTTACCTGGTAATTAATGAGCTTCCTCTCACTTAGCTAGGTTGGTCAGAAGACAGAAATACCATGTGTCTTTAGGCAAATATACTATATATCCTTAGCTTGATAAGCCCTGTTTGCATTTCACTGGCATTGTCTTTGAGCACTAAGGGTCATGAATCAGGATGAGTTTTATATTTAGCCATGATTGGGGAAAACCAAGGCCAGATTAAAAATGACTGATAAATATTGAAGTTTTAGTAAGGAAAGTACTAAAATGTACCTGggtatttatatttctctaaatcTCATACTAAATTATACTTTGCCttaaattcattaaataaatatgaCTATTAAAGATGGATTCATATGTatgttttataaagaaaattaatagaaaaacaTATAATTAGCTCATGAGTGCTCTTTGATTCATTTATGCACCTCTTGGGAAAACTCAATTAGTTGGGCCATGAAGTTAAGTCCTAGTACCTCTATTCAATTGACGACTCCATGAATTATATGCATAATGCCTCAATGTGTGTATCAAACCCTAGATACCTTCCTGACTACCTTCTCAGAGATATGGGATTGGAGATGACATTCAACAGTAGCTACTTCACACCAGAGAGCTTCTTCCTTACTGGCCTCCCTGGGCTGGAGGCTGTCTACCCCTGGCTTGCCATCCCCTTTTGTTCCATGTACTTTGTGGCCCTTATTGGCAATAGCTTGATTTTAATAGTGATCCATGGTAGCCCATCTCTCCACCAGCCCATGTACTTGTTCCTGGCTATGTTGGCCTTCTCTGAGCTTGGGGTCTCTGTCTCCACACTACCCACTGTGATGAGCATCTTTCTCTTTAACATCAATGAGATCAGCTTCAATGCCTGCTTGTTCCAGATGTTCTCCATCCACTCCTTCTCCATCATGGAGTCAGCTGTCTTGCTGGCTATGTCTGTGGATCGTTTTATAGCCATCTACAGCCCACTACGCTATACAGCCATCTTAACTCTGCCCCGCATTGCCCGCACAGGAATTGCTATTGCACTAAAGAGTGTGGTGATCATGTTTCCACTGCCATTCCTCCTGAGGCGCCTACCCTTCTGTGGTCACAATACTCTGTCTCACTCCTACTGCCTCCATTCAGACCTGATTCAGCTGCCCTGTGGAAACACACGTCCCAATAGCATTCTGGGGCTATGTATCGTCACCTCCACCTTTGGATTAGACTCATTGCTCATTGTCATCTCTTATGGGCTGATCCTCCATACAGTATTGGGCATTGCCTCTGGAGAAGGTAGGCAGAAGGCTCTCAACACATGTGTGTCACACATCTGTGCTGTGCTTGTTTACTATGTACCCATGATTGGGGTAGCTATGGTGCATCGCTTTGTGAAACATGCTGCTCCTGCTCTCCGCCTCCTCCTGGCCAATGTCTATCTCCTAGTGCCCCCTGTGGTTAACCCAATTGTCTATAGCATTAAGACTAAGCAGATCCGGCATGGTTTGATCCAGATTCTGCTCAGGAAAAAATGTTTATGATAGTAGACTTTGGAAGGGAAGACCTCACCCCAGCTGGCAAGGCCAATGCCCAAGAGGTCAAGCCTAAAGTCAGAGAACCCAGTGGCTTGGGCAACTGAAACTTccatttcctgaaaaaaaaacatacacagtGGACAGGATCCCCTCAGTAGGATCAAAGAGACAGTGAAGGATGAATGTACAACACAGATCTGTAAGGTTTCTCTTGTCTGATTCTGTTAGGCATTtaggagagataaaagaaagtaTACAGTATTCTCCACTTTGGGGAAGCTTCTattccagtcagtcagtcaatacacatttattaaaaacctatttccaggcactgagctgagtgctggggatacagagaaaggtaaaagacagtccctgctcttgaggagttcacaaactaatgagggagacaatccAAAATCCAAAAGGTCATCTTGAAGAGGTCCCAGTCTAAGGAAAGTATATGGCCCCTACCTAACCTCAGAGAATTTCTGCCCTAATAAGGGAGACAGACCTCTGCTTTCAGGAATTTCTGGTCAAAGAAGGAattgctttcctttcttcatgGAGCCCCTCCCTCCTCTGATTCTTAAAAATCACTAGTATTCTTCAAATCCCATGTGAAATATCACCTCCCATGTGTGTCCTCACTGCTTCCTCCAGCGACCAGAACCTCTCCCCACCTCAAAATTACTCtgtatttttgcatatattttgaatATGTTACATATGCAAATGTCTCTTCCAATACTCTGTTAGTTCCTTGAGTTTTGTAaccttagtgcctagcacagtcccTAATACAAAGTAGAAACTACTTAATACTGTTAATTGGTTGATAAGAACCTACCAGAAAGGAACCTTGGATCATAGTCTCTAcccttaataataattattagcatttacatatcacttacaaatattacctcatttgatgatCATAACAAttttgggaggcaggtgctgctgttatcctcatttacagttgaagaaattaaagttgatagaggttatatattgCCTGGAGGTATATAACtattgtttgaggctggatttgaagactgatcttcctgaatctaggtagTCCTCTGTTTACTGCACTGCCTagctttctccctttccttataGAGTCTCTAGTCAAAAATGCTATTTCCCCTTAGGAGTTCCTATTTTGATGGATGACTACTCTTCTATTTGGTAAATTTTTCTCTGAGGTTTTAATGACTAATAATACTAAAAATGTGTTAACCCTTCCAGgggttttccattcttttttttaaagttttattacaTTTAGTAATTATTCTCTTGTGAGAGATCTTTTGCAACAAAATAAACCAGTTCAGTAAAATTGACCTCATCCAAAAGTTTTtacaatatttcatatttatactaCCCACTCCTGcctatttttttaattagcaagaatttattttcttttttattttctctcccaacctatttggaaaaaagaaaataaataaaatttcatataacaaatatttataatcaagcaaaaacaaatttcCCCAATGGGAAATAACATAAAATGTTATGCTATACATAAAAATGGATTTGTCTTATTCTGCAGCACCTCTTTGTAATGGAAAACATGGTCCTATGGAAACATGAATGGATATTATATTGAATATAGTTTATGActttcaagttttttttgtttttagtattgttgttgttatataaattattctcctggttctgctcatttcattatcagtttatatgtcttcaaaattattcatttttataatactgatgctatggtataaattgttctttttttgctCACTGTACTtcgtatcaattcatataagtttaTATCCTCTCACAgaataatcctttttttcctatttgcgaCCTCTATTTCCACTTATTGCTTCAGTTTGATCATTGAAAGAGTCTTTCATTGGGAGTTAAGAGGCATAATCCCCTGGGGCTGATGGTGTCATGAGCTTTCTTTGTGACCTTTAGCACATCATTTGGTTCTAAGATTCAGTAATCCTATGAATCAGAGAACAGTAAAAGAATGGAAAGTAATTCCCACAATGGAACATGTTGAATTGTTGAGGAGTGAGCTGGGAGTATTCAAGAAAAGGCTGAATGATCCCATCAAATATGCTGTAAATAGGATCCATCTGCTGGGtgggaggttagactagatattTCTGATGTTTACTCTCAGATTTTGTTCCCATAAGATCATGGTGATTCTTCTTCAACATAGCCTTTGCCAACTGTCATTTCATATGCCCCTCCTCCTGTCCTCAATCATAAGCAGTACACAATTGGGCACCTTGGATGCTAAATCTACATGACTGCACCATGAGGAAGTGGAGAGTTCAAACTCTATAGAAATAGATGAATTAGAAGTATACAGCTCAGTCAACATAATCCATCTTGACTTGGCCTAACAATAAAAATGACTTTCACATTGCATTTGCTTTAAACACAGGTCAGCAAACCAACTCTTAGCCTTGGTCTGTAGAGGACTTTATTCTTGGTCCTCTCTTGCTGGGTTCCAGATCAAGCCTTAGCTCAAGGACAATGTTACCTTTTGCATTCATCTGAATTTAGATCcagatcataggaccatagatctagaactgaaaagaaccCTAAAGATTATAgaatccaattccttcattttatagatgaagaaactgagtctgagagtatttaagtgacttgcccagtgatgcttaataagtgcataAGACAGGATTGGAGCTCATATCTTTCTCATTCCAAGCCACTGGCCTCTATTGTaagactaacctcatttcttttcttgagAGAATTACCAAAGAATATTgcaatcaggggcagctgggtgcacagtggataaagcattggccctacattcaggaggacctgagttaaaatttgaccttagatacttgataccagctgtatgaccttgggcaagtcacctaaccctcattatcccaccaaAAATATTGCAATCatagtatttttgctttttagcaaagcacttgatataggtagatagattgaTCTATCTATATCAAGTGCTTTGCTAAAAGCAAATATACTATGATTGCAACATAAACTTATGAACAAAGTGGAACGATATTGGCTagattatagtaataataatagtatctagcaattatatagcactttaagatttacaaaacactttatgttatctcatttgatcttctcacaacaaccttggtaaGTAGGTGCTCTTACTGTCAcccttttatagatggggaaacaaagagaggataagtgacatatttaaggtcacataggtagtgtctgaggcagaatttgaactcatcttcctgattccaaatccaatcttCTATGCACAATGGCACcctcacataaaagagaaatcTCCCATGGAATTTCTCAAGGATCTGTCCATAACTTTGTGTTGTGAAACATTTTCATTAATTTGTTGAGTGAAGGCATAGGCAGAATTCTTATCAAATATGTAAATGTCAGAAAGCATGGTGGATGAGTTAAAATGTCAGATGTCAAAATAAGAAACCCCAAATTCATCCACCTGCTAGAGTAATAAGTCCAGTCAAATCTAATTGGATGTCATTAAATAAGGAGTAAAGTCCTACATTGAGTCTATGTGTGGCATGAAACCTAAAAAAGCCAACATGATTTTAATTAAAGCACAGCATCCAAACAAAGGAAATTCTAAACTGGTCCAGTTCTGGGCACTACATTATtggaaggacactgataagctggTGGGCATAATGAGAAGGGCATCCCCAATGGTGAGGGATCTCCATAACATGAAGATCTGATGAAGGAAGTGTGGATGTttcacctggagaagagaaaaattaatggAGCACATGAAAGCTGTCTTTATGGTACATAGTGAGAACTTAATCAAAGCTTGAATTGAGTTGAATGAATTGAAGCTAGAAGCAGTGTGAGATttgttctccttgaccttggatcATAGAAACAAGAGCAATGGTTAGGAGTTGCGGAGAAGCAATTTCAGTTTGataaaggaaaaactttctaatagtTTGAGCTATTACAGAGGAATAGACTGCCTAGGATACACAATTTCCCTGTCATGATAAGTCTTTAAATAAAGGGATTCCTGATCAGgcacaggaaagaaggaaggaaggaaggaaggaaggaaggaaggaaggaaggaaggaaggaaggaaggaaggaaggaaggaaggaaggaaggaaggaagggagggaagaaggcagggagggagggaggatttaTCAGATATATACATACTATGTCTCTATGGTGTATGAAGCACTGAATGTACAaatagaatcaaaacaaaagactatcactaccctcaaggagcctacattgtttttattttattttattttattttttggcaaggcaatcgggtttaagtgacttgctcagggtcacataactaataggtgtcaaatgtctgaggccagatttgaactcaggtcctcctgactccagggccagtgctctatccactgtaccacgtagctgccccaaggagcttatattccaatggggaaagacaatacacaaaagggagctgaaaaggaagaaggggagatacCCA
This window contains:
- the LOC122748073 gene encoding olfactory receptor 51A4-like, coding for MGLEMTFNSSYFTPESFFLTGLPGLEAVYPWLAIPFCSMYFVALIGNSLILIVIHGSPSLHQPMYLFLAMLAFSELGVSVSTLPTVMSIFLFNINEISFNACLFQMFSIHSFSIMESAVLLAMSVDRFIAIYSPLRYTAILTLPRIARTGIAIALKSVVIMFPLPFLLRRLPFCGHNTLSHSYCLHSDLIQLPCGNTRPNSILGLCIVTSTFGLDSLLIVISYGLILHTVLGIASGEGRQKALNTCVSHICAVLVYYVPMIGVAMVHRFVKHAAPALRLLLANVYLLVPPVVNPIVYSIKTKQIRHGLIQILLRKKCL